The DNA window AAGTGGTGGAGAAAAACAAAGAATTTCAATAGCAAGGTGTCTGCTTAAAAATAGCCCAATAGTTGTTTTAGATGAAATAACAGCTTATTCTGATATAGAAAACGAAGCTAAAATTCAAAGTGCTATTAGAAATTTATTAAAAGATAAAACTGCTATTATAATAGCCCACAGATTGTATACTATAAAAGATGTTGATAATATTGTTGTGTTAAATGAAGGAGAAATTGTAGAAAGTGGAAAACATCAGAATTTAATTACAAAAGAAAATGGTTTATATAAACATCTTTGGGAGGTGAAATAAATAATGTTAAATAATTTAAAAATGTTATTAGATAAAGATTACACTCCTGTAAAAAAAGCTACTTATTATCAGTTATTAGATATTTTATTTAATATGATAATTTACACTATTTTATTTTTAACAATATATTCACTGATAGAAAAATCTTTTACTATGAATAAAATTTATTGCTATTCTGGACTTTTAATTATAGCCCTTATTTTTAAAAGCCATTTTGGTGGTTGGGGTATGGTTAAAATGCAAAAAACTGGAAGTACAGCCTCAAAGGATTTAAGAATAGCAATGGGTGACCATGTTAAAAAATTAAATTTAGGTTATTTTAATAGCCATAATTTAGGATATTTAATCAATATATTAACTATGGATATAACAGATTTTGAACAAGCTATAACTCATAATATTCCTGATTTATTAAAAGTTTTAGTTTTGAGTGTTTATTTGTTACTTATAACTTTCTTTATAAATTTTAAACTTGCTATAATTCAAATTATTGTTGTTTTATTAACTATACCTATACTTAAAGTTGGTGGAGAAAAATTAGAAAAAATTGGAGTGGAAAAGAAAACTGTTTCTGCTAAATTAATTTCAACTATTATAGAATATATAAGTGGTATAGAAGTTTTTAAAAGTTTTGGAGTTATAGGAGATAAATTTGAAAGATTAGAAAAGGGGTTTAGAGATTTAAAAAAATATTCTATAAAATTGGAACTTGCTGCTGTTCCTTATGTTTTACTATTTCAAATAATTATAGACTTGTTATTCCCTATTCTTCTATTATTAGCAGTTAGATTTTTTATGAATGGAGAATTGGAAGCTAAAATGCTAGTAGGTTTTATAGTTTTAAGTTTAACACTTACTAATGTTATAAGAAATTTTTCAGCTAGTTATTCTGTAACAAGATATTTATTTCTTTCAGTTGCTAAAATCTCAGATACTTTAAATTACCCAACTATTTCATATAAAGATGAAGATTTTAATTTTTCAAGCTATGATATAAGTTTTGAAGATGTTGATTTCTCTTACACAAAAGATAGAAAAGTTTTAAAAGATATTAATTTTATAGCAAAGAATAATGAAATAACTGCCTTAGTAGGAAAATCTGGTTCTGGAAAATCAACTATTATGAGTTTGATAGCAAGATTTTGGGATACCACAAAAGGAAGTATAAAAATTGGAGGAAAAGATATAAAAGAAGTTAATCCTGATTCACTTTTAAAAAATATAAGTATGGTGTTTCAAGATGTTTATTTAATAAATGATACCATCTATGAAAATATAAGAATGGGGAACTTAAATGCTAGTAAAGAAGAAATTATGAATGCAGCAAGGATAGCAAATTGTCATGATTTTATTTCTAAATTATCTAAGGGCTATGATACTTATATAGGTGAGGGAGGAAGTACATTGTCAGGTGGAGAAAAACAAAAAATTTCAATAGCAAGAGCATTATTAAAGAATTCTCCAATTATATTATTAGATGAAGCTACTGCTTCACTTGATGCTGATAGTGAACATGAAATAAAAATGGCTATAAATGAGTTGATAAAAGATAAGACTGTTATAATTATTGCTCATAGATTAAATACTATAAAAGATGCAAATAAAATAATAGTTATGGATGATGGAAAAATTATTGAAAGTGGTAATCATGAAAAACTTATGAATGATAAAGGAACTTATTATTCAATGTTTACTGCTATGGAAAAGGCAAAAGAATTTAGTATATAAAAATAAAAAAATTTTCCTTTGAAAGGTTAAATTTCTAATTCTTAAATAGAGATTACTGTGACATCCTATAATATTGAAAGAGCCTTTTGTGAGCTCTAGAAATATTATAGGCTGTCAAATAATCATTGATAATTAGAGATTATTAAATTTTTTCAAAGAAAATTATTTTTTTACAACACCATCAATCCAATTAAATAATTCTTCTAAATCATAATCTCCACCATGTCCTTGTCCCCAAGGAGAAGCAAAGTCTACAACTTTTCCAGAATTTTTTAATTTTAAAGCTAATATTGCTGGTATAGCAAGAGATGTATCTTTATCTATTGCTCCATGTCTTATTCTCCAATATTTAGTTGAAGTATTATTTTCAATATAATACATTGGATTCATCATTTTTATTATATTTTTATCTGCCATTTTTGGAACTGAAATTTTATTATTTTTATCATTAAACTTACCACTACTAAAATACTCAATAGCAGCTTTATTGTTTATATCAAAAGAAAATTTAGTGAAATGTTTATTATCAGATTTTTTATCTCCAAATAAATTATTTTCACCAGAACTTGCATCTAAACTATCAAAAGCAGGAGGAGATTTCATTCTATCTCCAATATGAGTATACACATCTAAGTTAACCGTTACAACTTTATTATTTTCAATAGTAAAGGCTTTTTTAAATTGACTGATATCTTTTCCTTCTTTCAAGGCTTTATTAGCAGAATTTCTAATTATAATTGAAAGATAAGTTTTAAAACTTCCATTACCATTTTTATCAAGAGTTAATGAATTACCTGCATCATCAGTCAATTTTAGACTATTTAAATAAATTGGAAATAGAGTTTTTAATTTATTAGATATTTTTATTTCCTCATCAGTCAGATTTCCTTGAACAATTGAGTGAGTTAAACTTCTATCATTATATTCTTGTGCAGAAGTATTTCTAGTAAACTCCATTCTTGAGTATGAATTAACATCATTATACATCCATTCATAGGCAGAATCTGCATTTTCTAAATTTGTAATAGGACAGTAAGCAGATACTGCAAAAATATCATCTCTTGTTTCAGCTGCACCAATTTCTTTTAAATAAGGCAAATAATCAATAGAATTACCTGTCGCTCCTAAAAGAGCAGATAATGCACCACCAGCACTTGTCCCATTTGAAATTATTTTATTAGCATCTCCAGGCATAATTTCATCGTTAAGATATAGATATCTAACTGCTGCTTTTAAATCAACTATTGCAGCAGGAGCTTTTCCTGTGTAATTGCCTTTATCATCAGTTAAAGTTCTGCCTCTAGCACCAGGAGCCGCAACTACATAACCTTTTGATAAGGCATAAGTTAGAGAATTAGCTTTTCCATCTCTTCCAAGGCCAACTGTATCAGCCTTTCCTGGCATATATCCTCCAACAGTGTTAGGGAAAAATATAGGGGCATTATTGCTATTGTAACTTCCAATAGATGAATTATTAAAATATTCTTCTGGAATATAGATGTTCATATTTTGATAGTCTTTATCTATAGGATTTTTTACATAAACAATATTTTCATAAGCACGATACTTTATTTTTTGTCCATTAATTCCAGTTTCTTTTGAAACATATTTATCAGGATTAAAATTTAGATCATACTCATTTTTTACAACTTTTGTAGTTTTTTGAGCTGAAAATAACATTGAACCAAATAAACAAAACAATATTAAAAATTTTAATTTTCTCATATCATCTCCTTAAAACTACACTCTAATATTTACAGGCATAATTAAGTAAATATAATTTTCATTTCCCTCTTCCATAAATCTTAACATAGAACTAGAATTAGTAGCATCAATAATAATGTTTTTATCAACATTATCTACAAATTCTTTGATATATTTGCAGTTCATTCCTAATTTTAAGTCTTCACCAGTTTTTATCATATTAACTTTTTGATTAATCTTAGCATTAGCAGAAACACCACTTATTAAAAGCTGATTACCTTTAAAGTTAAATGTAGCAACATTTTTAGAATCACTACTATTTTTAGTTACAGATATAACTTTTTTAAGTGAAGAATTTAAGTCATCCTTATTAAATTCAAATCTTTTATCATGGTTTGTATTATTAATAAGAGGTCTGAAATCTGGAAAAGATAAAGATAATAACTTACAAGTAAAATAAGCGTCTTTCCAAGTCACAATAAGTTTATCATCACTTGCTGCAAGAGAAAACTCTTCATCTAAATCTTTAAATATTTTATAAAGAACTCCTATACTATCTCCTGGAACTAAGATATCTTTATTTATCATATTATTAAGCTCTTTTTTCATATAGATAAGTCTGAACGAATCTGTTGAAACAAGTTCTAAAATATTATCCTTAAATATCATTTTTATTGAATTAAATAAAGTATCTGTACCAGCAGATGGATTAGTAAGAAATTTAACTTTTTCAAGAGACATAGTAAATTTTACAGTATTTTCACTTGCAATAACTATTGGAATAATTTCAGTAAGTTCTGGGTAAGTATTATCATCTAATATTGAAAATTCAGCATTATTTACAATTAAATAACCATCTTTCTTTTCAAAATTGATATTTTCTCCTTCAAGTAATTTTATATATTCTAAAAGTAAAGCAGGTTTTATTAAGACTTGACCTTCACTTTCAATTTCACAATTTGCATATCTTATAAGCTCAATTTCAGTGTTAGCACCCTTAAATACAACTTGATTATTTTTAGCTTGTATAAATAGCCCTGCTAAACTTGGTTTAACAGGATTATCTTTTAAAATATTTGAATATTCTCCAATTATTTCTATTGTTTTTTGTCTATTTATAGAAAATTTCATTAAATTTCACTCCTTTAGTTTGCTATTAAAATTTCTTGCCAATATTTGTTTTGGATATTTAATTTATCTCCAATATCTATTAAAAGTTGAGCGTCTTTTGTTTTTCCAACATCATATAGAGGCTTTTTAGTTACAAGTTTATCTGCACCAGTATTTATACTAGGAATTTCAATAAAATCTGAAATTTTAGCATATACATCTGGTCTATGGATATAGTTTATAAATTTCATAGCATTTTCAAAATTTTTAGAATCTTTTAGAACTACAAATGAATCTATTGAAGAATATCCTTGGTCACCAGGTGGAACAATAAAATCTACATTTTCTCTATCTTCTTGTGAAAGTTCTCTATAAATATTATCTGGATATCCTTGAACTACCCAGAAATCTCCATTAGCAAAGCCTTTTCCATAAGATTCAGCATCAAATTTTGCAATATTTTTCTTCCAATTTAGAATAGTAGATTTTGCTTTTTCCATAGCTTCTGTTGAATTGGCATCTTGTTTATAACCATTTAGAGCTAAAGCAGGAACAAATACTTCTCTCATATCATCTAAAAGTGTCATTCTTCCAGCTAAATCCTCTCTATTATAAATAGTATAATCTCTTGGATAATCTTTTACAAATTTTTTATTTACTGCTATACAAGTAATTCCCCTCATATAAGGAACTCCATAATCATTTTCTGGGTCAAATTCTCTTAATTTTGCCATATAGGCATCATCAATATTTTTAATATTTTCTAATTGAGATTTATCTAATTTTGCAAGCATATCTTCTTTCATCATTATTTCATAATAGTCACTAGAAGGCATAATAATATCATAGCCTTCTCCACCAGCTTTTATTTTAGTGTACATTTCTTCATTAGAAGAATAAATATCTTCAACAACTTTTATACCAGTTTCATTTTCAAAATCTTCATATACAAACTGTGGAATATAGTCAGCCCAACTATATACATACAAAGTATTTTCATCTTTATTATCTCCACAAGAGACTAACATTATAGTTGCTAAAAATAATAAAAATATTTTTTTCATTTAAACCTCCCAACTTAATTTTTTACATTATTATATTATACCTTATTTATAGATATTTTAATAGAAATTATTATTGCTTATTATCAATATTAATATTATTTTTTACATATAAATCAAGTTTATTATAAGGAATTTCAATTCCATTTTTATCAAAAAATTTCTTAACATTAATATTACAATCTAACATTGTATCAAGATAGTCTTCCTTTCTTACCCAAGCTCTAAATACATAATCAAGTGAACTAGCATTTTGTTTATTTAAACTAATAGTAACAGGTAAATCAGGATTATTTTTTATAATTCTTGGTTCATTTTCAATTACCTGATGTAAAACTGAAATAACCTTGTCCACAGGAACATCATAAGAAGCTGAATAAATTAAATCAAGTCTTCTAAATGGATTTTTTGAATAGTTAATAATAGATGCATTGGCTATTTGACTATTTGGAACAATAATTAAAGGTCCATTAAGTTGTTGAATAATTGTATATAGTATATGTATACTCTGTACAGTACCTTCAATATTTTTATCTAAACTTGAAATAAAATCTCCCTTAGATACCTGTTTAAAAAATAAAATTAAAATACCACTAGCAAGATTAGACAAACTTCCTTGTAATGCTAAGCCAACTGCAACACCAGCAGTACCTAAAACTGTAACAAGTGATGTAGCTCTCAGTCCAAGAATTCCAACTAATATAAAACCTAAAATAATATACATAACTGTTTTTATTAAAGATTTTAAAAAAGATATAAGTAAAGGATCATTATTTCTCAATAATAAAGCCTTATCCAAACTTTTAACTATAAATGTTGTTAATTTAGGCCATATAAAACATATAACTAAAAAAGCAACTATTCTTCCAGCAAGCATTGGTAAATAATGCTCTAAGTTTACCATTAGATTTGCTAACATATTTTCATAAAAAGTTTTATTCATTTATTACCTCACAAAATAATTTTTTAACTCTATAAAGTATATTATTTTTTTTTTAAAAGCACAAGAAAAATTATTTTAAATAAAAAAAGAGATATCATAAATAAAAATTATAAAATATGAATAAAAACTTAGAATACCAGTTCACCTATTTTTGGTGATGAAACTCTCATGCCTGAACCATTACCAAAACTATTGTATGGTTTAGGATTTTCTTCTCTTAACCATTCTTTAAAATTTAAACCATAACCAGAATATGGATATTCTCTTCCAAATTTTTGTATTTGTTTAATTAATTCATTTTGAATTTTTGTAGTATCTTTTTCTTTATAGGTATTCACTAAAGCTTGTCCTACTGCAAGTGACATAATACTATCATCAGTAGTCATACTATAAGGAACAAATAATTCAAAATTTTTGTCTTTGACATTATCTATAAATTTATAAGTACTACCTATAATATCCCCAATTATTACTCCTATCATTTTTACCTCCATATAGACTGAATATATTTATATAATATGTTATATTTTATTGGATTGCAACAGTTATAAATATTCTATTGACAAAGATTGTATAATTATATTAAGAAATAAATTGAGGTGAAAATAATGAGTTCAAATTTTAAAATTGAATATATAAATGAAAATGAATATAATAGAATTTTTGTAGTATCAGATATTCATGGTTATTATAATCTTTTTGAAAAATTATTAAATAAAATAGATTTAAAAAAAGATGATTTACTAATTGTTTTAGGTGATAGTTGTGATAGAGGAGAAAATTCTATTGAGTTATATCTAAAATATATTGAATTACAAGAGCAAGGTTATCCAATAAAACATATATGGGGTAATCATGAAGAAATGCTTTATGAGAGTGCTTTTATTTCTTCTTACTATAAAGACTTGTGGTATAAGGTAGGAGGAGATGAAACAGTATATAATTATGTACAGTATATAAAAAAAATTATTGGAAAAGATGATAAAAACCTTTTAGATATTTCAAATGCTAAATGGTTAAAAAATTTTTTAGAGGCTATGCCTTTTATGATAGTATCTGATAAAAGTATATTTGTACATGCTGGTTTTGACTGCTCAAAGTCAGTTGAAGAACAAGAAGTAGATTATCTTGTATGGAATAGAGATAATTTTTGGGAAAATAATAATACTGGAAAAAATATATTTTTTGGACATACTCCAAGTGTGTCTGGGAAAGTTAGAGAATATCCTAATAATGTTTTCTGCCTTGATACAGGAAGCTTTTTTAATTATAGATTGGGGGCTATGGAGGTTAAGAGTAAAGAAATATTTTATGTGGAATAATTAAAATTATTATAAAAACCATTAGTGTTTTAAGAGTTTTAGAATACTCCTAGAACACTAACAGTTATATATTTTTAATCTATCTTATTCCAAATAAAACACCATAGTTAATTTGAACTAAGAAATTAGTATCATCAGAAGAACCGAAAGAGAAATTTACACCTATTTTTCTTAGTTCTGGGTCAATCATAAATTCCCAATGTTCTGGACTTTCTTTCCACGAATCAAAAAAGTAATTAGCTATAAATTTTTCAGAAATCATCTGTGCCTCATTAGATATACTAACTTTTAAAACGTTTTCAAAAGAATATTTTTCCATTAGACTTTTATCTACCTTTTCAAAGACAGTCCAATATTCAGTTTTATTAGGTCTTTTATGTGATACTCTTTTTGCAGCAGTTAATTCATTAGAACGAATTTTTGCAGCTTTTATTAGAGTGTTATCAGTTCTAACATCAGAAGATAAACTTAACTTAGCTCTTTCTTTATTCAATCTTTCAACAAAATATTGATTAAGCTTTTCTACATTTACAAGTTTTTCAATTTGTTTTAGTTCTTTTACAGTATAGAAATTAGATTTATCTTGATGGTAATGATATTTTTCAACTGCCATTTTATATAATTTGTTTTCATTAATAGATTTTAGTTCTTCAAAAGTGTTAGGTAACCAAACATGTAAATCAACCATATATTTATCAGAATATTTCTTTTTAATATTCATAGAATAGGCAGTTAATATGTTCAATATAAATGTAAATACTATAAGTGTTTTAAAAAATTTTTTCATAAATACTATTCCTTTACTATTTTAAAATTATTTAAATCATAGTAAGTACAAGCACCTTTATTAAATACTTCAACATTTATATTTTTATTTTTAGGATAAAAACGACTTGTAAAGACTTCTTCTCCATCATTGATAAAAATTTCTATGGAACTTGTGTCAACAAACATTTGTATATTTTTAAGCTCTTTTAAATAAACAGCTCTTTTATCTCTACCTTCTCCACTTTCATTCATTTCCAATGAAAAAATATTATTTTTATGAGATAACTTTACATCTTCCATAATTAATAAAAATTTGTTTGAGTCTTCAATATCAATTATTAACTCAAAGGTAGAAACTAAAAATTTAATATGGTTATCTGTACTCACTTTTTTATTACTTCTTAGACTTTCAAGTTCTGGTAAAGGTTGTTGTAAAATTTTATTTCCTTTTTTTGATAATATTCTAGGTATAGATAGAGCATGTTGCCACCTATATTCAATAGTCTTATTATTTGTATAGTTTGCATCAGGTATACCCATCCAAGCAATTAACACAGTTCTTCCTTTATTATCAATAAAAGTTTGAGGAGCATAGATATCAAAGCCCCTATCTAACTCTATAAATTCTCCTAAGTTATATGTTTTTTCTTTAAAATTAATATTTATTGGAAAATAGCCAATTTGATAAATATTAGCAAAATTAATTCCATCTTGTTCTATTCCCTGAGGACAACAGATTAAAAACCACTTATCTTCTATTTTTACTAAATCACAACATTCCCACATATAACCATAATTTTTATTAGATTTTATTTCCATAAAATAATCCCATTTTTTTAAATCTGAAGATTTATATAAAATGGCACAACCTATATTATCTTTTGTTCTAGCTCCCAAAATCATAAAATATTCATTTTCAACTTTAAAAACTTTTGGATCACGAACATGAGTAGACATATTTTTAGGATAATCAGAATTTTTTAAAAGAACAATTTTATTTTTGTAATTAAAACCATCTTTTGAAATAAGCTCTATTACATTTTGTTCACGCCCATTTAAAATATAGTCATATTTTTTATCTGTATATTTAACATTTCCAGTATAAAAATAATGAACTTCACCATTTTCTACAAAGGCAGAACCACTGTATACACCATCTTTATCTTCTTTTATATCTGGAAATAGAAAAGCATCATGTTCCTTATAGTCTATCCAATTTTCAGTAGAATAATGTCCCCATAATTTCATTCCCCAAGTTGCAGAAAAAGGAGCATATTGGAAATAAATATGATTTACTCCTTTTATTACACAAAGTCCATTAGGATCATTTAACCAGCCCATAGGTGGCATTAAATGAAAATGCAAACGATAAGGATCACTATCTACCTTTAATCTTAAATTATTACTATTTTTTATAAATTCAAAATATTCTTCTCTATTCATTTTTTATCCTTTTAAGCTTTTTTTATAATAATTGGAGTTTTATTATTTACATCAACTATAACTTTACTTCCTTGTCCAACTTCATTGACTATTATCAAAGTTTGTGTGCTATGTCCAGCTTCTTGAACTTTCTTTAAATCCATTTTTAATAATTTATCCCCTTGCTTAACTTCTTGACCTTCTTCAACATAAGTTTCAAAGCCATCTCCATTCATACTAACTGTGTTTATACCACAATGAATTAAAATTTGGCTTCCATCTTTTAAAGTTAATCCAATAGCATGTTTAGTAGGGAATACTAATTCAACTTTTGCATCAGCAGGAGCTACAACTATTTCTTCAATAGGATTTACTAAAATTCCATCTCCCATAACTTTTGAAGCAAATGTTTCATCGCTCGATTCAGAAATATCTTTTACTTCACCTTTCATAGGTGTAATTAAAGTAATTTCTTCTTTTATTTCTTGTTTTACTTCTTCAATTTTTTCTTCAATAATTTTTTTAGATTTCATACTTCCCATAAAGTAACACAATACAATACCAGCAACAATTCCTATTAAGTGAACAATAATATAGTTTAAATATCCATTATGAGCAGGATCAATTATAGATAAACCAGGAATAGCAGTTGCTCCAAAACCTAATGAAGTTAAATGGAATAAATATACAAATGCTCCTGCTATTGCTCCTGCAATGCAACCAGCTATTAAAGGAAATTTATATTTTAAGTTCACACCAAAAATTGCAGGTTCACTTATTCCAAATAAGATACTTACAAATGAAGGTAATGCAATTTCAGCAACTTTTTTATCTTTACGATGTAATAAATAGTATCCAAGTACAGCTCCACCTTGTGAAATTAATGCAACTGACATCAAAGGATTTAAAAAATTTCTTCCAGTAGTTGCAATTAATTGTGCTTCTGCTGCATTTAAAATATGATGTAAACCAGTGATAACAATAATTTGTTGTAATCCAGCAAATATCATATATCCTATCATACCAAATTCTGTACTTATATATACAAGTCCACCTGTTATATAGTTTGAAAGTTCACGGCCAAGAGGACCAATTATAGTAAATAATAATATTGTAGAGATGAAAACTGTCAACATTGGAGAAACTAAAAGTTTAATAACAGAAGGGATTTTCTTTTCAAAAAATTTATCTAAGGTTGCAACAATATATCCCATCATAAGTGCAACTATGATACCACCTTGAAAGCCAACCATTTGAATTTTTAATCCAAATAAATCTAAAATTTCAGGGTTAAATCCAAGAGTTCCTATTGAATAAGCATTTGCAAGACTTCCATCAAGCATAATTGCTCCAACAACTATACCTAAAATTGCTCTACCTCCAAATCTTTTTGTTGCAGAATAAACAACAACCATAGGTAAGACGGCAAAAATTCCAACAGAAGCTAAGTTAGCTAAACGATTGATTGCATACAGAGTTTGATTTGTTTTGACAGCTTCAAAATTAGCTAAAAATCCAGTAACTCCTAATAAGATTGCAGCTGCTAGAATAGCAGGAATAATTTCTACAAAGACATCTGATAATGCTTTGATAACTTTTTGTAGAGGATTTTCTTTTTTAGCCACTATATCTTTTACATCAGACAAAGACATATTTTCTAATTTAGCTTCTTTTGCAAAAACTTTATAAACTTCATTTACTGTCCCAGCCCCCAGAATAAGTTGTAATTGACTTCCTGCAATAAAACAACCTTTAACCAAATCAATATTTTCTAATTTATCAGTTTTAACTAATGATAAATCTTTAAGGACAATACGAAGACGAGTTGCACAGTGGGCAGCTCCTTGAATA is part of the Fusobacterium nucleatum genome and encodes:
- a CDS encoding glucose PTS transporter subunit IIA, with product MEKEKLYQKISQEILENIGGPQNIQGAAHCATRLRIVLKDLSLVKTDKLENIDLVKGCFIAGSQLQLILGAGTVNEVYKVFAKEAKLENMSLSDVKDIVAKKENPLQKVIKALSDVFVEIIPAILAAAILLGVTGFLANFEAVKTNQTLYAINRLANLASVGIFAVLPMVVVYSATKRFGGRAILGIVVGAIMLDGSLANAYSIGTLGFNPEILDLFGLKIQMVGFQGGIIVALMMGYIVATLDKFFEKKIPSVIKLLVSPMLTVFISTILLFTIIGPLGRELSNYITGGLVYISTEFGMIGYMIFAGLQQIIVITGLHHILNAAEAQLIATTGRNFLNPLMSVALISQGGAVLGYYLLHRKDKKVAEIALPSFVSILFGISEPAIFGVNLKYKFPLIAGCIAGAIAGAFVYLFHLTSLGFGATAIPGLSIIDPAHNGYLNYIIVHLIGIVAGIVLCYFMGSMKSKKIIEEKIEEVKQEIKEEITLITPMKGEVKDISESSDETFASKVMGDGILVNPIEEIVVAPADAKVELVFPTKHAIGLTLKDGSQILIHCGINTVSMNGDGFETYVEEGQEVKQGDKLLKMDLKKVQEAGHSTQTLIIVNEVGQGSKVIVDVNNKTPIIIKKA